A window of Dorea formicigenerans contains these coding sequences:
- the sdaAA gene encoding L-serine ammonia-lyase, iron-sulfur-dependent, subunit alpha — translation MAYQAVDEIMTRCEKDGVEFWKAVQLEDCEENGISEEESWKQMTLMWTRMKESVEAYDPEAVSRSGLVGSEGKQMDVYRENEKPLCGDFVSKVIANALKMGCNNACMKRIVAAPTAGACGVMPAVLVTYYKEYGVSEEIMIQSMYVAAGIGQVIANRASLAGASGGCQAEIGSASGMAAAAICGVRGGSKEQMAHACSMALKNLMGLVCDPVAGLVEVPCVKRNVGGAVNALAAADMALAGIISHIPLDQVIDAMGEVGMKMDVTLRETSMGGVATSPKGLEIAERLGM, via the coding sequence ATGGCATATCAGGCAGTGGATGAGATTATGACAAGATGTGAGAAAGATGGCGTGGAGTTCTGGAAAGCTGTCCAGCTTGAAGATTGTGAAGAAAATGGAATCAGTGAAGAAGAGTCCTGGAAGCAGATGACTTTAATGTGGACAAGAATGAAAGAAAGTGTGGAGGCATATGATCCGGAAGCAGTATCCAGAAGCGGGCTTGTAGGAAGTGAAGGTAAGCAGATGGATGTATATCGGGAGAATGAAAAGCCATTATGCGGAGATTTTGTGTCAAAGGTTATCGCAAATGCATTAAAAATGGGTTGTAATAACGCATGTATGAAGCGAATTGTCGCAGCTCCGACTGCCGGAGCGTGTGGGGTTATGCCGGCAGTACTTGTCACTTATTACAAAGAATATGGAGTATCAGAAGAAATTATGATTCAATCCATGTATGTGGCAGCGGGAATTGGACAGGTCATTGCAAATCGTGCATCACTTGCCGGAGCATCTGGTGGATGTCAGGCGGAGATAGGTTCAGCTTCCGGAATGGCAGCCGCAGCAATCTGTGGTGTGCGCGGAGGAAGTAAGGAACAGATGGCACACGCCTGCTCGATGGCATTGAAGAACTTGATGGGACTTGTCTGTGATCCGGTAGCCGGACTTGTAGAGGTTCCATGCGTAAAGAGAAATGTTGGCGGTGCAGTCAATGCATTGGCTGCGGCAGATATGGCACTTGCAGGAATCATCAGCCATATTCCGTTAGATCAGGTTATTGATGCAATGGGCGAAGTTGGTATGAAGATGGATGTGACACTTAGGGAGACAAGTATGGGCGGTGTTGCGACAAGTCCAAAAGGTCTTGAGATTGCAGAGAGACTTGGAATGTAA
- a CDS encoding YitT family protein, producing the protein MLDEHMGPIKKYSILTVGAVVLALANYVFKFPNHFSFGGVAGFAVILSGMFGGSASTYTFVINMLLLLIAFPILGKEVAMRSFYVSIVFSGVLEVAQYVYPIDKPITNQPVLELVFSFMLLAVCSAIFFFMDASSGGTDIIALILKKYTSVSIGMALLLVDFAVVLISFFVYNPTVGLFSFAGFLAKSFFIDSVIESLNLCKYFTIVSDNADTICDYIHKELNHSATIMSAEGSYSHEPKKVIMTVVNRDQALKLRKFVRSVEPHAFMMITNSSEIIGKGFRNTM; encoded by the coding sequence ATGTTAGATGAGCACATGGGACCGATTAAAAAATACAGTATACTGACTGTGGGGGCAGTCGTACTTGCACTGGCGAACTATGTATTTAAGTTTCCGAACCATTTTAGTTTCGGAGGTGTAGCCGGTTTTGCAGTTATTTTAAGTGGAATGTTTGGCGGTTCTGCCAGTACGTACACATTTGTAATCAATATGTTATTGTTATTGATTGCATTTCCAATATTGGGAAAGGAAGTTGCAATGCGGTCTTTCTATGTCAGTATCGTATTCAGTGGTGTGCTGGAAGTTGCGCAGTATGTGTATCCGATAGACAAGCCAATCACGAACCAGCCGGTGCTGGAGCTTGTATTTTCTTTTATGCTGCTGGCAGTGTGTTCCGCGATATTCTTCTTCATGGATGCGTCCAGCGGAGGAACCGATATTATTGCTTTGATATTAAAAAAGTATACCAGCGTGTCAATCGGAATGGCGTTACTGCTTGTAGATTTCGCAGTTGTTTTGATTTCTTTCTTTGTATATAATCCGACCGTTGGACTGTTTTCATTTGCCGGATTCCTTGCAAAATCATTTTTCATTGATTCCGTAATTGAGAGTCTGAACCTGTGTAAATATTTTACAATCGTGTCAGATAATGCTGATACAATCTGCGATTATATTCATAAAGAGCTGAATCACAGTGCGACCATTATGTCGGCAGAAGGCTCTTATTCACACGAGCCAAAGAAAGTTATCATGACAGTTGTGAATCGTGACCAGGCGCTGAAGCTCCGGAAATTCGTAAGAAGCGTGGAACCGCATGCATTTATGATGATCACGAACAGTAGTGAGATCATCGGAAAAGGATTCCGGAATACGATGTAG
- a CDS encoding cation-translocating P-type ATPase: MLTNEQAKENLKKYGPNELEEGKKKSVFQIFLEQFKDFLVIILIISAVISGFLGDVESAIVIFVVITMNAILGTVQTVKAEQSLNSLKQLSAPDAKVVRDGQLMQVPAREVTVGDEVIVEAGDLIPADGKLLTVASLKVDESALTGESLPVEKSLDEVPEGAALGDQTNRVFSGSFVTYGRASYEVTEVGMSTEVGKIAGLLKNASEKQTPLQKNLDDFGKKLSITILVFCGILFAISVIRGESIVNAFLFAVALAVAAIPEALSSIVTIVLSFGTQKMAKEHAIIRKLQAVEGLGSVSIICSDKTGTLTQNKMTVENYYVNGESVCSGEIDLKDPAQRELLMFSMLCNDSTNHDGQEIGDPTETALINLGSLLGEDYAQVREEYPRLSEVPFDSDRKLMSTEHFIDGRYVMVVKGAVDVLLERMSHIQDGDTLRKITEEDRVRIEVQNKHFSENGLRVLAFAFKTMEQEQGLTLNDENDLTFLGLISMMDPPRVESKDAVAECIKAGIKPIMITGDHKVTAAAIAKRIGILENMSEACEGAIIEDMTDEELQDFVPQISVYARVSPEHKIRIVRAWQERGNIVAMTGDGVNDAPALKQADIGVAMGITGSEVAKDAAAMVLTDDNFATIVKAVENGRNIYQNIKNAIQFLLSGNFAAILAVLYASLASLPVPFAPVHLLFINLLTDSLPAIALGLEPHNPEVMKEKPRAMGESILTKPFLTSIGVEGLCIGIMTMTAFMIGYRDGNAVLASTMAFGTLCSSRLVHGFNCKANKPIIFTKRFWNNIYLIGAFVLGWLLITGVLMIPALQGMFKVQTLTVAQLMTVYGLALLNLPVIQLLKWIRTRKK; the protein is encoded by the coding sequence ATGTTGACAAATGAGCAGGCGAAGGAAAACCTAAAGAAATACGGACCGAATGAACTGGAAGAGGGAAAGAAAAAAAGTGTCTTTCAAATATTTTTAGAACAGTTCAAGGATTTTCTGGTAATTATTCTGATCATCTCCGCGGTGATCTCAGGATTTCTTGGAGATGTGGAGAGTGCGATTGTAATCTTTGTAGTTATTACGATGAATGCGATTCTTGGAACGGTGCAGACGGTGAAGGCGGAGCAGTCGCTGAATAGTTTGAAGCAGCTGTCGGCACCGGATGCGAAAGTTGTGCGTGACGGGCAGTTAATGCAGGTACCGGCGAGAGAAGTGACCGTCGGTGATGAAGTAATTGTGGAGGCGGGAGACTTAATCCCGGCAGATGGAAAGTTACTTACAGTTGCAAGTCTTAAAGTGGACGAAAGTGCACTGACAGGTGAGAGTCTTCCAGTGGAGAAGTCTTTAGATGAAGTGCCGGAGGGCGCAGCACTCGGAGATCAGACGAACCGAGTATTTTCTGGAAGCTTCGTGACTTATGGGCGAGCATCTTATGAAGTAACGGAAGTCGGAATGAGTACGGAGGTCGGTAAGATTGCCGGGCTTCTGAAAAATGCATCCGAGAAGCAGACACCGCTTCAGAAGAATCTGGATGATTTTGGTAAGAAGTTGTCCATCACAATCCTTGTATTTTGTGGGATTTTATTTGCCATCAGCGTAATCCGTGGAGAATCTATTGTAAATGCATTTTTATTTGCGGTAGCGCTGGCGGTAGCAGCTATCCCGGAGGCGCTTAGTTCTATCGTGACCATCGTGCTTTCCTTTGGTACACAGAAGATGGCGAAGGAGCATGCAATCATCCGTAAGCTTCAAGCGGTCGAAGGACTTGGCAGTGTGTCAATCATCTGCTCTGATAAAACTGGAACTTTGACGCAGAATAAAATGACTGTGGAAAATTATTATGTAAATGGTGAGAGTGTCTGTTCCGGAGAGATTGATCTGAAGGATCCGGCGCAGCGAGAGTTACTGATGTTCAGTATGCTTTGCAATGATTCTACAAATCACGATGGTCAGGAAATCGGGGATCCGACGGAGACGGCTCTTATTAATCTTGGCAGCCTTTTGGGAGAAGATTATGCACAAGTACGTGAGGAGTACCCAAGGCTTTCCGAGGTGCCGTTCGACAGTGACAGAAAACTTATGTCCACGGAGCATTTTATAGACGGACGGTATGTTATGGTCGTAAAAGGTGCGGTCGATGTGCTTCTTGAGCGTATGAGCCACATTCAGGATGGAGATACTCTAAGAAAGATCACAGAAGAAGACCGCGTCAGAATTGAAGTGCAGAATAAACATTTTTCAGAAAACGGACTGCGAGTTCTTGCATTTGCATTTAAGACGATGGAACAGGAGCAGGGGCTTACATTAAATGATGAAAACGACCTGACATTCCTGGGACTGATTTCCATGATGGATCCGCCAAGAGTGGAGTCTAAAGATGCAGTTGCGGAATGTATCAAGGCAGGAATCAAGCCAATCATGATTACAGGAGACCATAAAGTAACAGCAGCGGCCATTGCAAAACGGATCGGAATTCTGGAAAATATGTCGGAAGCCTGTGAAGGTGCGATTATTGAGGATATGACTGATGAAGAACTTCAGGATTTCGTACCACAGATATCCGTGTATGCAAGAGTTTCACCGGAACACAAGATCCGTATCGTGCGGGCATGGCAGGAGCGTGGAAATATTGTGGCAATGACGGGAGATGGCGTGAATGATGCCCCGGCACTGAAGCAGGCAGATATCGGAGTTGCCATGGGAATCACGGGAAGTGAGGTGGCGAAAGATGCGGCAGCTATGGTGCTGACGGACGACAACTTTGCAACAATTGTCAAGGCAGTGGAAAATGGACGAAACATTTATCAGAATATTAAAAATGCGATTCAGTTCTTGCTTTCTGGAAATTTTGCAGCGATTCTTGCAGTTTTGTACGCATCACTTGCAAGTCTGCCGGTTCCATTTGCACCGGTACATCTGCTGTTCATCAACCTTCTGACAGACAGCCTGCCGGCGATTGCGCTTGGACTGGAGCCGCACAATCCGGAAGTGATGAAAGAAAAACCACGTGCCATGGGAGAGTCCATTTTGACAAAACCATTTCTTACAAGCATCGGAGTGGAAGGTCTGTGTATCGGAATCATGACCATGACAGCATTTATGATCGGATATCGCGATGGAAATGCAGTGCTGGCAAGTACGATGGCATTTGGAACACTTTGCAGCAGCCGTCTGGTTCACGGATTTAACTGTAAAGCAAACAAACCGATCATTTTTACGAAACGATTCTGGAATAACATTTATCTGATCGGAGCATTTGTACTTGGCTGGCTTTTGATTACAGGAGTACTGATGATCCCGGCGCTTCAGGGAATGTTCAAAGTGCAGACACTGACGGTGGCACAGTTGATGACTGTATATGGACTGGCTCTTTTGAATCTGCCGGTTATTCAGCTGCTGAAATGGATCAGAACGCGAAAGAAATAG
- a CDS encoding AI-2E family transporter, producing the protein MELNKENMRKIRELILFTALLIVVLWKYEEVLEVLGYVGHLIFPFLLGGAIAFVLNVPMNFIERHLFTEKVRKNKVADKLARPVSLLSVLCIVVGVLTVVIFGVVPQLVNTFGNLGQSITQFIPHAQAWGKEVFHGNKEVVELINSVQFDWDKIVETLIDFLKNGAGNMLNSTLTAAKSIISGVSTFVIAFVFAIYILLQKKKLGIQAKKVLFAFVRRGRAEAVVEVSSLTYSTFSSFLTGQCLEAVILGSMFVLAMTIFRLPYALLVGIFIAFTALIPIFGAFLGCAVGAFLIFMVDPMKALMFIVLFLVLQQIEGNLIYPHVVGNSVGLPSIWVLAAVSIGGSLMGVVGMLIFIPIVSVAYALFREIVYLKLKKQGVDPAELEV; encoded by the coding sequence ATGGAACTGAATAAGGAAAATATGCGGAAAATCCGGGAGCTGATTTTGTTTACAGCACTGCTGATCGTGGTGCTGTGGAAATATGAAGAGGTGTTGGAGGTACTGGGATATGTGGGACATCTGATCTTTCCATTTCTGCTTGGAGGAGCCATCGCATTTGTACTGAATGTACCGATGAACTTTATCGAGCGGCACTTGTTTACGGAAAAAGTAAGAAAAAATAAAGTGGCAGATAAGCTTGCAAGACCGGTGAGTCTGTTGAGTGTACTTTGTATCGTAGTTGGCGTGTTAACGGTAGTGATCTTTGGTGTTGTACCTCAGCTTGTAAATACATTTGGAAATCTGGGGCAGAGTATTACCCAGTTCATCCCACATGCACAGGCGTGGGGGAAAGAGGTCTTTCATGGAAACAAGGAGGTTGTCGAACTGATCAACAGTGTACAGTTTGACTGGGACAAGATTGTGGAGACACTGATTGATTTCCTGAAAAATGGTGCAGGAAATATGCTGAATTCGACACTTACCGCTGCAAAAAGCATTATCAGCGGAGTTTCAACATTTGTCATCGCTTTTGTATTTGCGATTTATATTTTGCTGCAGAAGAAAAAGCTTGGGATACAGGCGAAAAAGGTACTGTTTGCATTCGTACGAAGAGGTCGTGCGGAGGCTGTGGTGGAAGTCTCTTCCCTGACTTACAGTACATTTTCAAGCTTCCTGACCGGGCAGTGCCTGGAGGCTGTGATTCTTGGAAGCATGTTCGTACTGGCCATGACGATCTTCCGGCTGCCGTATGCACTGCTGGTGGGAATTTTTATCGCATTTACCGCACTGATACCGATCTTTGGAGCATTCTTAGGCTGTGCGGTGGGAGCATTTTTAATCTTCATGGTCGATCCGATGAAGGCGCTTATGTTCATCGTGTTGTTTCTTGTGCTCCAGCAGATAGAAGGGAACCTGATTTATCCGCATGTAGTAGGTAATTCTGTAGGACTGCCGTCCATCTGGGTGCTGGCAGCGGTCAGCATCGGAGGCAGCCTTATGGGCGTGGTCGGAATGTTGATATTTATACCGATCGTGTCGGTGGCATATGCACTGTTCCGGGAAATTGTGTATCTGAAGCTGAAGAAACAGGGTGTAGATCCGGCAGAGCTGGAGGTTTAA
- a CDS encoding LytR/AlgR family response regulator transcription factor codes for MLHISICDDERIAVEKMQRIVENVLEQEHLLVKLETFENGEEFLKQYVIRDDELVILDLDMPVKNGIDVLQELEKIQRNEVVILVTAYDNLALKTFSYGPFQIVRKEQMEEDLPKAIGRFLNIRKRNQEELEFRIKGELIHVKLEDIVYFEKYKHQVYVHLADQTVLTVRENMQDFEKELAGKGFVRTHAAYIVALRYCRKFEKNDIVLEGDVKVPVSRERRQMAKEQFMISRRR; via the coding sequence ATGTTACATATATCAATTTGTGATGATGAGAGAATTGCTGTGGAAAAGATGCAGCGAATTGTGGAAAATGTGTTGGAGCAGGAGCATTTACTGGTAAAACTTGAGACTTTTGAAAATGGGGAAGAGTTTCTGAAGCAGTATGTCATCAGGGACGATGAACTGGTGATACTGGATCTTGATATGCCGGTAAAAAATGGAATTGATGTCTTACAGGAGCTTGAAAAAATTCAGAGAAATGAAGTCGTGATTCTAGTCACAGCGTATGATAATCTGGCACTGAAGACTTTTTCTTATGGGCCATTTCAGATTGTCAGAAAAGAGCAGATGGAAGAGGATTTGCCGAAGGCGATAGGCAGATTTCTGAATATACGAAAAAGAAATCAGGAGGAATTGGAATTTCGGATAAAGGGAGAACTAATTCATGTGAAACTGGAGGATATTGTATATTTTGAAAAATATAAACATCAGGTTTATGTGCATTTGGCGGATCAGACGGTTCTTACCGTTCGGGAAAATATGCAAGATTTTGAGAAAGAACTGGCGGGAAAAGGATTTGTCAGAACACATGCGGCATATATAGTTGCGCTCAGGTACTGCCGGAAATTTGAAAAAAACGATATCGTGCTGGAAGGTGATGTGAAAGTTCCGGTGAGCCGAGAGCGCAGACAGATGGCAAAAGAGCAATTTATGATAAGCAGGAGAAGGTAG
- a CDS encoding sensor histidine kinase, translating to MDIANFIIGQLVGLAEPLLVLGFIIKCLGWKESIKHQKRIYIGASLFVFLVAQGNGRFPGSYVIIIAIDVGLLCIFSLLFLTKNSVMKIMICILAEVINLICPLIVMQVTSYIINTSIFDFLQNEGSIFAAGAIVSKILLWLVYKGLYSSFQYLVLYFPKEQIILTIVLVGFAVISENCIFLAVSQKGVSHYTVILLLIVSFGIIALCGYVIYMMITISKKSEKMQLYKLIELKSQEQERQLEEWKHSEESIRKFRHDYKNHCMNMEHLLEEGEYESLGKYLKQFAMGELGEVRSIYSDSPIINAIFHNKMSVCKEKGIDISCDITGSVKCLDDMGVGSILFNLLDNAIEACEKNKKEKRIICRIAREADEVNIFVENSIEQLVLAENQSLETTKDKKDQHGMGHLIVEEQVKRLGGMVEYYEDEMFCAHVYLPM from the coding sequence ATGGATATAGCAAATTTTATAATTGGACAACTGGTGGGATTGGCAGAACCATTATTAGTTCTAGGATTTATCATAAAATGTCTTGGCTGGAAGGAGTCTATAAAACATCAAAAGAGAATTTATATAGGAGCGAGTTTATTTGTTTTTCTGGTAGCGCAGGGTAATGGGAGATTTCCTGGAAGCTATGTCATAATTATTGCAATTGACGTTGGACTGCTATGCATATTTAGTCTTCTGTTTTTAACTAAAAATTCTGTAATGAAGATTATGATATGTATTTTGGCAGAAGTGATAAATCTTATATGTCCACTAATTGTTATGCAGGTGACATCGTATATTATAAATACATCAATTTTTGATTTCCTTCAAAATGAAGGGTCAATATTTGCAGCAGGTGCAATTGTGTCGAAGATTCTGTTATGGCTGGTATACAAGGGACTATATTCTTCTTTCCAGTATTTAGTACTCTATTTTCCAAAAGAGCAGATTATTCTTACAATTGTGCTGGTTGGCTTTGCGGTAATCAGTGAGAATTGTATCTTTCTGGCGGTTTCACAGAAGGGAGTCAGTCATTATACAGTTATCTTGCTTCTGATTGTTTCTTTTGGAATCATTGCTTTGTGTGGGTATGTTATTTATATGATGATTACGATTAGTAAGAAAAGTGAGAAAATGCAATTGTACAAACTGATAGAGTTAAAAAGTCAGGAGCAGGAGCGGCAATTGGAAGAGTGGAAACATTCGGAAGAAAGTATACGGAAGTTTCGACATGATTATAAGAATCACTGTATGAATATGGAGCATTTGCTTGAAGAAGGCGAGTATGAAAGTCTAGGTAAGTATTTAAAGCAGTTCGCGATGGGAGAACTGGGAGAGGTCAGATCAATTTATTCAGACAGCCCGATTATAAATGCAATATTTCATAATAAAATGTCCGTGTGTAAAGAAAAAGGGATTGATATTTCCTGTGATATTACAGGAAGCGTGAAATGTCTTGATGATATGGGCGTTGGAAGTATTTTATTTAATCTGCTGGACAATGCAATCGAGGCATGCGAGAAAAATAAAAAAGAGAAGCGAATCATTTGCCGGATTGCCAGAGAAGCGGACGAGGTAAATATATTTGTAGAAAATAGTATCGAGCAGTTGGTGCTGGCAGAAAACCAGTCACTTGAAACTACAAAGGACAAGAAAGACCAGCACGGCATGGGACATTTGATTGTAGAAGAACAAGTGAAAAGACTAGGTGGTATGGTGGAATATTACGAGGACGAGATGTTCTGTGCGCATGTGTATTTACCGATGTAG
- a CDS encoding sensor histidine kinase, which translates to MINFIIGQLVGLVEPFLAIDFIIKCLDWKEQVKHRKQLYIGVCMVWFIVAQGNGRFAGSYTIIAAFDMCLAYLFSCLFLRKTAGVKLMICILEEVISNICILSVMQLTTYIINTSIFDFLENEGMIFQIGAIVSKIVVWLVYKGVYTYFRYMAIHFPKEQIVLTNVMIGFTAVSVICIFLAVSQKGVSHYTVVLLLIVSLGIIALCGYVIYMMITISKKNEKMQLYQLIELKSQEQERQLEEWKHSEENIRKFRHDYKNHCMNMEHLLEEGEYESLGKYLKQFVAEELGEVRSIYSDSPIINAVFHNKISICKEKGIDISCDITGSVKCLDNLIVGSILFNLLDNAIEACEKNQKEKRIICRIAREADEVNIFVENSIEQSVLAENQLLETTKDKKDQHGMGHLIVEEQVKRLGGMVEYYEDEMFCAHVYLPV; encoded by the coding sequence ATGATAAATTTTATAATTGGACAACTGGTGGGATTGGTAGAGCCATTTTTGGCGATTGATTTTATAATAAAATGTCTTGACTGGAAAGAACAGGTGAAGCATCGAAAGCAGTTATATATAGGTGTTTGTATGGTATGGTTTATAGTTGCACAGGGAAACGGAAGATTTGCAGGAAGTTATACGATTATTGCGGCATTTGATATGTGTCTGGCATATTTGTTCAGCTGCCTGTTTTTAAGAAAGACAGCAGGCGTGAAACTTATGATTTGTATTTTAGAGGAAGTTATAAGTAATATTTGTATATTAAGTGTTATGCAATTGACAACGTATATTATTAATACGTCTATTTTTGATTTCCTTGAAAATGAAGGAATGATTTTTCAAATAGGGGCAATTGTATCTAAAATTGTAGTATGGCTTGTATATAAAGGTGTGTATACTTATTTTAGATACATGGCAATACATTTTCCGAAAGAGCAAATTGTTCTTACTAATGTGATGATTGGCTTTACGGCAGTCAGTGTGATATGTATTTTTCTGGCGGTTTCACAAAAAGGTGTCAGTCATTATACAGTTGTCTTGCTTCTGATTGTTTCTTTAGGAATCATTGCTTTATGCGGTTATGTTATCTATATGATGATAACAATTAGTAAGAAGAATGAAAAAATGCAATTGTACCAACTGATAGAGTTAAAAAGCCAGGAGCAGGAGCGGCAACTGGAGGAATGGAAGCATTCGGAAGAGAATATACGGAAGTTTCGACATGATTATAAGAATCACTGCATGAATATGGAGCATTTGCTTGAAGAAGGTGAATATGAAAGTCTGGGTAAGTATTTAAAACAGTTTGTGGCAGAAGAACTGGGAGAGGTCAGATCAATTTATTCGGACAGCCCGATTATAAATGCAGTATTCCATAATAAGATATCTATATGTAAAGAAAAAGGGATTGATATTTCATGCGATATTACAGGAAGTGTGAAATGCCTTGATAATCTGATCGTTGGGAGTATTTTATTTAATCTGCTGGACAATGCAATCGAGGCATGCGAGAAAAATCAAAAAGAGAAGAGAATTATTTGTCGGATTGCCAGAGAAGCGGACGAAGTAAATATATTTGTAGAAAATAGCATTGAGCAGTCGGTGCTGGCAGAAAACCAGTTACTTGAAACTACAAAGGACAAGAAAGACCAGCACGGCATGGGACATTTGATTGTAGAAGAACAAGTGAAAAGACTGGGCGGCATGGTGGAATATTACGAGGACGAGATGTTCTGTGCACATGTGTATCTGCCGGTGTAG
- a CDS encoding nucleoside recognition domain-containing protein has translation MLNYLWGGMMMLGIIYAAFTGRMPDITNAALDSSKEAITLCITMIGIMSFWVGLMEIATKAGIIEQLSRKLKPLIHFLFPNLPDNHPAATHITTNIIANILGLGWAATPAGLNAMEELKNLEDDRRKYHLPGKVRAPGTASNEMCTFLIINISSLQLIPVNVIAYRSQYGSINPAAIVGPGILATAVSTLVAVIYCKCKEKPDAGQ, from the coding sequence ATGCTCAATTATCTCTGGGGCGGTATGATGATGCTTGGGATTATCTACGCCGCATTTACCGGACGCATGCCCGACATCACCAATGCCGCACTGGATTCCTCCAAAGAAGCAATCACGCTGTGCATTACTATGATCGGTATCATGTCCTTCTGGGTAGGGCTTATGGAAATTGCAACAAAAGCCGGCATCATCGAACAGCTTTCTCGAAAGTTGAAGCCACTGATTCATTTCCTGTTCCCAAATCTTCCGGACAATCACCCTGCTGCCACCCACATCACCACGAATATCATTGCTAACATTCTAGGACTTGGCTGGGCTGCGACACCTGCCGGACTGAACGCAATGGAAGAACTGAAAAATCTGGAAGACGACCGACGCAAATACCACCTCCCGGGAAAAGTGCGCGCTCCTGGAACCGCCAGTAATGAAATGTGCACATTTCTTATCATTAATATATCATCCCTGCAGCTCATTCCTGTAAATGTCATTGCCTACCGCAGCCAGTACGGCAGTATCAATCCTGCTGCCATCGTCGGACCCGGCATACTGGCGACCGCTGTAAGCACATTAGTGGCCGTGATATATTGCAAATGTAAAGAAAAACCAGATGCTGGACAGTAA
- a CDS encoding MATE family efflux transporter: MNLLHKNNTNALPKAKSTDTHDFGEGSISGNILRLAIPMTLAQLINVLYNIIDRIYIGHLPDVSTQALTGIGLTLPVITIITAFTNLFGMGGAPLFSMARGASEPARARKILGNSFSMLLISGGILMILCYLFKRPLLYLFGASDITYPYANAYISLYLIGTLFVMISLGMNNFINAQGFGMTGMLTVSIGAVLNLILDPLFIFVLHMGVRGAALATIISQGISAIWVLHFLTGKKAILTLSLAYMKLNFRLVKEICALGLAGFIMAITNGSVQIVCNATLSRYGGDLYVGIMTVINSVREIITMPVTGLTSGAQPVMSFNYGARRHARVKSAIKFTTIVCILFSCFMWALLLAFPRFFIHMFNSEPELLAEGVPAMHLYFFGIFMMSLQFAGQSTFTALGKAKQAVFFSLLRKAIIVIPLTLWLPTVGGLGTNGVFLAEPVSNFIGGTACFVTMIFTVWRKLDDSLK, from the coding sequence TTGAATCTTTTACATAAAAATAATACAAATGCTTTACCAAAAGCAAAATCTACGGACACTCATGACTTTGGTGAGGGCAGCATCTCTGGAAATATTCTGCGTCTTGCAATTCCTATGACGCTTGCGCAGCTCATTAATGTCCTTTACAACATTATTGACCGCATTTACATCGGTCATCTCCCAGACGTGTCCACCCAGGCGCTGACCGGAATCGGTCTGACTCTGCCGGTCATTACAATCATCACCGCTTTTACCAATCTGTTCGGTATGGGCGGCGCACCGCTTTTTTCTATGGCAAGAGGTGCCAGTGAACCTGCGCGCGCCCGGAAAATTCTCGGCAACTCCTTTTCCATGCTCCTGATTTCCGGCGGTATTCTCATGATTTTGTGCTACCTGTTCAAGCGCCCATTGCTTTACCTGTTCGGCGCCAGTGATATTACTTATCCTTATGCAAATGCATACATCAGCCTCTACCTTATCGGCACGCTTTTTGTCATGATCAGTCTTGGCATGAACAATTTTATCAACGCCCAGGGATTTGGAATGACCGGAATGCTCACCGTCTCCATCGGTGCTGTCCTGAACCTGATCCTTGACCCTCTTTTTATCTTCGTTCTCCATATGGGAGTCCGCGGAGCCGCTCTTGCGACCATCATTTCGCAAGGAATCTCTGCAATCTGGGTATTACATTTTCTGACCGGAAAGAAAGCAATCCTTACACTCTCACTTGCTTATATGAAACTGAACTTCCGATTAGTAAAGGAAATCTGTGCTCTTGGACTTGCCGGATTTATTATGGCGATTACAAATGGATCGGTACAGATTGTCTGTAACGCAACTCTTTCCAGATACGGTGGTGACCTGTACGTTGGAATCATGACCGTTATTAACTCCGTCCGGGAAATCATTACCATGCCGGTCACCGGTCTTACAAGTGGTGCGCAGCCTGTCATGAGCTTTAACTATGGTGCTAGAAGACATGCGCGTGTAAAATCAGCAATCAAATTTACAACGATTGTCTGTATCTTATTTTCCTGTTTTATGTGGGCATTACTGCTCGCCTTCCCACGCTTCTTCATTCACATGTTCAACAGCGAACCGGAATTGTTAGCCGAAGGCGTACCTGCGATGCATTTATATTTCTTTGGAATCTTTATGATGTCGCTGCAGTTTGCCGGACAGTCCACATTTACTGCACTGGGAAAAGCAAAACAAGCCGTATTCTTCTCCCTGCTGCGAAAGGCAATCATCGTCATTCCACTGACACTGTGGCTTCCGACTGTAGGCGGACTTGGAACAAATGGAGTCTTTCTTGCCGAGCCGGTTTCCAACTTCATCGGCGGAACCGCCTGCTTCGTCACGATGATCTTTACCGTGTGGAGAAAACTGGATGATTCTCTAAAATAA